The genomic interval CAGAGGTCGTCGGCGTTGCTGATCTGCAGCGAGTAGTAGTTTCCGTAGAGGGCCTCGCTGCTCAGGACGCCGTAGACTCCGGCAAGTCCGTATTGCAGTTTTGTCTCGGAGGTGTAGTAGCTGTCGCTGGGGATGATCTGCGGGTCGGTGTCGAGGAACGTACATGCCGAGAGTGCCGTTCCCAGCAGCGCCAGGCTTCCCAATCTGTATATGTTTTTTATTTTCATGACGTGAAAGTGCTTTTGGGCGTTAGAACGTGATGTTTACGCCGGCCGTGAAGCCGTAGGCGCGGGGGTATGCCGACCAGTCGAAACCGGGAGTCAGCACCGAGTTGCGGGTCGAAACCTCGGGGTCCGGACCGCTGTAATCGGTCAGCGTCCAGATGTTGTCGGCCGAGACGTAGATGCGCATGGAACTGATACCTGCCTTGCGGAGCTGGCGGCTCGGGATCGTGTAGCCTAAGGAGACGTTCTTCAGACGCAGGTAGGAGCCGTCCTCGATGACGCGCGACGAATACTCCTCGCTGCCCGTGGCGTTGGCCCGCGGCATGTTCGACGAGGCGTTCTCCGGGGTCCAGCGGTTGGCGAACGTCGAGAACTGGTTGGTCTGCGCCTTCCAGCCCGCTTCGAAGACCAGCCGGTTGGCGTTGAGAATGTCGTTCCCGTAACTCCACGAGAAGAAGATGTTCAGGTCGAAGTTCTTCCAGTTGAAACTGTTGTTGAAACCGCCCGTGTGCAGGGGTTGTCCGCAGCCGATGATCGTGCGGTCGTAATCATCGATCTTGCCGTCGCCGTTCATGTCGCGGTACTTGATATCGCCGGGTTGCATCGTGTTGCCCTTGTAGGCGGGGATTCCGTCACGCAGGCTGCCGTCCTCATTGAAGTCCTCGGGTTTGTAGGTTCCTTCGTAGATGAAGCCGTACATCATGCCCGTGGGCTTGCCCACCTGAGAGATGTAGGGGAACTGCGAGTTGAATTTCGTCTCCCACGAGACGGAGGTTTGCAGTGAGCTCTGGTTGTCGACCAGTCCGAGGATCCTGTTTCGGTTGAAGGCGATGTTGAACGAGGTCGACCACTGGAAGTTCCGGGTTTTGATGTTCACGGTTTCGAGCGTGAACTCGAATCCGCGGTTGCGGATGCTTCCGATGTTGAGCATTCCCTGTTCGTAGCCGGCCGAGGCGGGCAGCAGGGCATAGAGCAGCAGGTCGCGCGTCACCTTGTCGTACCAGTCGGCCGTCACCTTGAGCCGGTCGTCGAAGAAGCCCAGGTCGATACCGACGTTGTACTGTTCGGTGGTCTCCCACTTGAGTTTTTCGTTGGCCATGTTCGAGATGTAGTAACCCGGCACGCGCTCGCCGTTGAATACGTAGTCGAACGAGTCGCCCGAGCCCGGCGTGACGGTGATCTGCGAGTAGAAGTCATAGGGCGTCTGGGTGCGGTTGTTACCCGTCAGACCCCACGAGAAGCGGAGTTTTCCGTTGTTGAGCCACTCGGAATTCTTGAAGAGGTTTTCGCGGTTGAAGTTCCACGAGGCGCCCACCGAGGGGAAGTAGCCCCAGCGGTTGTCGGCGGGGAACTTCGACGAACCGTCGGCACGGAACGAGAAGGTCAGGTAATACTTGTAGCGGAAGTTGTAGTTCGCACGCAGGAACATCGACATCATGCGCCAGTCGAAATAGTTGCTGGCCACGCTCTGGTAGTTACCGGTGTAGATGCCCGCGATGCCCAGCTCTTCGGAGGTGATCTGTGTGGCCGAGACTCCTTCGTAGGTGTTTTTCTGTCCCTGGAACGAGAGACCCACCATCATGTCGACGTTGTGGCTGCGGCCGAAGCGGCGCTTGTAGTTGAGCGTGTTTTCGTTCGACCAGTTTGCCTGATCGGTCCAGTAGATGGCGCCGTTGACGCCCTTTCCGCTCGGCGAGCCCGGATAACCCGTATAGGTTTCGGTGCCGTTGAACTCTTCGCGCCGCCGTTTGTTCATCACGTAGCCGCCCGTGGTCTTGAACGTCAGTTCGGGGGTGATCTTCCACGTCAGGGCGATGTTGGCGTTGAGGTAGTCGACCAGCGTTTTGCGATACTCGTTCTTGGCTGTCTTCACGGGGTTGAAACGGTAGTCGTTCGATCCGTCGATCGAAGCGTCGAGGATCGAGTCGAGAATATCCTGCCCGGGGGCCGTCACGGGACGGTAGCCCCAGACCGAGTACATCAGCCAGCCCGACGACGAGGAGGTCGTTTCGGCCGTCGTGGGGTTCACGCCGTTGGTTGCCGTGCGCGAGTAGTTGGCATTGGCGTTGAGGGTGAGTTTCTTGTTGATCGGCAGCGTGAAGTTCGCCTTGCCCTGGTAGCGCTGGAAGTTCGAGCGGATGATGATACCGTCCTGGTCCAGGGCCGAGAATCCGACGTTGTAGCGCAGGCCCTCCTTGTTGCCGCCCGAGAGCGAGACGTTGTAGTTCTGCTGGAAGGCCGTACGGTAGAGTTCATCCTGCCAGTCGATGCCGGGGATGTTGCGGTAGTCTTCGAGTGTGAGGTTGCGGCCGTACTCCTCGCTGTAACCGTAGTAGGAACTGGCCATCGACGACTCGGTGATGAGTTCGTCCTGCAGTCGGACGAATTCGTAGGAATCCATCAGGTCGACCTTGTTGGCGATATGGCTCAGCGAGAACGAGGCGCTGAAGTTGACGGTGGGTTTGCCTTCGGTACCGCGTTTGGTGTTGATGACGATGACGCCGTTGGCGCCGCGGGCACCGTAGATGGCCGTTGCCGAGGCATCCTTCAGCACGTCGATCGACTCGATGTCCGCGGGGTTGATCGACGTGGCGAACGACCCTTCGGAGGGGAATCCGTCGATGATGTAGAGCGGGGCGTTGCTCTGGGTGAGGGAGTTGTTGCCTCGGATGGTGATGTTGGCCTCGGCACCCAGCGAACCGTCGCCCGTGGTGACGACCACGCCGGCGATACGGCCGTTCAGAGCCTGGTCGAAGTTCGTGACGTTGGCCTTCATCATGGTCCCCAGGTCAGCCTTGGCGACCGAACCGGTCAGGTCGCGGCGCGTCGTGGTGCCGTAACCGATGTTGACGATCTCCACGGCACCCAGCTGGGTGGCTTCCTCCGCCATTTTTACGTTGATGGTGGTTCGTTTGCCGACGACCTCCTCGACGGTCGTATAACCCAGATAGGAGAAGACCAGAGTCTGGGTCTCTCCGACTTTGATGGAGTAGTTGCCGTCGATGCCGGTAGTCGTACCCGTGGTCGTACCCTTGACCACGACGTTGACGCCGATCAACGGGACGTTGTTGGTGTCAACCACACGTCCGACTACGGTGGTTTGTGCAAAGGCCTCACCCGTCAGGAATACCGACAGGGTCAGCAGCACGACCGCGGTCATTCGTTTCAGTGCTTTTTTCATAAATTAGAGGTTGTGGGGTAAATAGGTTTACTTTTTCTTGAGCCGGAACTCCACGGGTTGTCCGTGGCGGCAGGTGACTTTCAGGATGGTTTCCGCGTCGGCCTGGGTGAGTTTCACGTTTGTGGCGGGATTAACGAGTTCCCAGGCGCCGCCGAGGCGAACCTCCTTTTCGATGGGCTGGCTCTCCTGGCGGGTGGTGTATGTCTTTTCGGTGAGGCCCAGGTCGGGGGTGCAGACGCTCATGACGATCTGTCCGTCGGCATCGGTGCGCTCCATGACGATCGTCTCTTCGGTCACGCCGCGCACGAGACCGTTGCTCTTGTACTCCTGGAAGCAGACGTATCCCGTGATTCCGGTTGGGATGTCTTTCACCACGTGGGCCATGTTGTCCTTGCGCACCACCTCGTATTCATCCTTCTTGAGCAGGCGGTTGATCTCCTTGTTCGAGGGCTGGATGTAGACGACGTATTCGTATCCGGCCTGTTTCGGGGCACGGCCGTGGTCGATGTATGCGGTTGCGAAGTCGCCGGTCTGCATGGCATGGGTCTTGTCGTTGGGCGATGTCTGTTCCTGCTTGAGGATGTTCAGGGCCGCGGCATTCTTCACCACGTAGAAGTTGCCCTTGGTGTCCGAGATGGCCAGGCGTTCGCCGCTCTTCGAGAGTTGGAGCGGGAAGGTGTCGTAGATTTCGCCGTCGACCTCCATCGCTTCGCTGCGGTCGGCCAGTTGAAGCTGGAAGAGCGTCGTTTCGGTGGGGTAGGTCGTGTTGTTGTTGTCGATGCCGCTGCCGAGGAAGACCAGGCGGTTGTCGAAGCAGAAGACCGTCTTGTAGGCCGTGGCGCCGGGGGTGAAGTTCTTGCGGCTGCCCTCGACGAAGTGGAGGGCCAGGATGCCGTTGCGCCCTTCGAGCGACGAGGCGCCGGAGAAGCGTTCGGGGTTGCGCTCCATGAGGGTTCCGGGGAGCGGGTTGTTAAGCTCGGCCCAGGGCAGGTGAATGGTCGTGGCGCCGGGGACCCGGTTCCAGTCCCATCCGTTCTGGACGAATCCGCTGGCGGCGGCCGTGACGGGGTTGCCCGACCCGATGATCGGGGCCGAACCATAGCTCTGGTAGCGTCCGTAACGGTTGTCCCGGGTGTAGATTTCCGAGCCCCAGACATCCGTATTGAAGGCCTTGAGGGTTACCATCCAGTCGTCGCGGCGGTGGATTCCCAGGGCGCCGTAGTTGTAGACGAAGAAGCCCGAGGGGGTGGGGCCTGCGGCGATGCCCTCCTTTCTGAAGAGGTTGTTGAGTTCCCGGTCGGTACCCTTGAGCCGGAGGTAGGCTCCGGCCAGGTCGGGATCGACGTTCTTGCCGCTGCCGGTCAGGTCGCCCAGGGCGGCCAGGTGCCCGAATGCGTTGACGTCGGCGTCGGGGATGCGCCCGTTCTTGTTCAGGGGGTGGCGTCCGGCGATGCCGAGGCCCCAGTCGCGCAGGTTGGTGTAGTTGGCCATGGTCAGCAGGGCCAGCTTGAAGTGTTTGCGGGCCTCTTCCGTGAGGTTGAAGTCGGTGCTTCGGACCGCCTTGCAGTAGTATCCGATCGTGGCGAAGGCGCCGGTCGAGTAGGCGGGGTAGAGGCCTCCGTGGTGGAAGGTCGTACCGTCGACCTTGATGCCGCCGATGGTGCCGGGCGTGAAGTCCAGACTCCCGGACATCCACCGCGAAAGGCCCTTCATGGCACGGTACTGTTCGGCTTCGGTGGGGAGCATCAGGGCGCTGATGAGTTTGGGCATCAGGAGCGTGTGCCACGAGTCGAGCAGTTCGTCACGTCCGTAGACATAGGGTTTGCGCGTCTCGGAGAGGCCGCTCCAGTAGGCCAGCACGCGGACATACTCGTCGGTTTTGCCGCGCTGTGCGATCTTGTCGCGCATGAGCCACATGGCGTCGTAGATCTTGCGCACGTTGTAGCCGTAGTGGTGGTTGGTTCCGTTTCCGTGGCCAAAGGCGAAGCCCTGGTCGATGGCGTGGTCCATGACCAGGAAGAAGTCATCGTCGTATTTCGGGTCGCCGTTGACGTAGCTGTTCAGCGCGAAGGCATTGAGCATGTTCTCGATGTCGTCGAGACGGAGTTCGCCCTTCGGGCGGTTGCACTCGTCGTTCGAGAGCAGCGGGGCGCCGATGATGCCGCCGTCTTCGGTGCGGCGGATT from uncultured Alistipes sp. carries:
- a CDS encoding TonB-dependent receptor, which gives rise to MKKALKRMTAVVLLTLSVFLTGEAFAQTTVVGRVVDTNNVPLIGVNVVVKGTTTGTTTGIDGNYSIKVGETQTLVFSYLGYTTVEEVVGKRTTINVKMAEEATQLGAVEIVNIGYGTTTRRDLTGSVAKADLGTMMKANVTNFDQALNGRIAGVVVTTGDGSLGAEANITIRGNNSLTQSNAPLYIIDGFPSEGSFATSINPADIESIDVLKDASATAIYGARGANGVIVINTKRGTEGKPTVNFSASFSLSHIANKVDLMDSYEFVRLQDELITESSMASSYYGYSEEYGRNLTLEDYRNIPGIDWQDELYRTAFQQNYNVSLSGGNKEGLRYNVGFSALDQDGIIIRSNFQRYQGKANFTLPINKKLTLNANANYSRTATNGVNPTTAETTSSSSGWLMYSVWGYRPVTAPGQDILDSILDASIDGSNDYRFNPVKTAKNEYRKTLVDYLNANIALTWKITPELTFKTTGGYVMNKRRREEFNGTETYTGYPGSPSGKGVNGAIYWTDQANWSNENTLNYKRRFGRSHNVDMMVGLSFQGQKNTYEGVSATQITSEELGIAGIYTGNYQSVASNYFDWRMMSMFLRANYNFRYKYYLTFSFRADGSSKFPADNRWGYFPSVGASWNFNRENLFKNSEWLNNGKLRFSWGLTGNNRTQTPYDFYSQITVTPGSGDSFDYVFNGERVPGYYISNMANEKLKWETTEQYNVGIDLGFFDDRLKVTADWYDKVTRDLLLYALLPASAGYEQGMLNIGSIRNRGFEFTLETVNIKTRNFQWSTSFNIAFNRNRILGLVDNQSSLQTSVSWETKFNSQFPYISQVGKPTGMMYGFIYEGTYKPEDFNEDGSLRDGIPAYKGNTMQPGDIKYRDMNGDGKIDDYDRTIIGCGQPLHTGGFNNSFNWKNFDLNIFFSWSYGNDILNANRLVFEAGWKAQTNQFSTFANRWTPENASSNMPRANATGSEEYSSRVIEDGSYLRLKNVSLGYTIPSRQLRKAGISSMRIYVSADNIWTLTDYSGPDPEVSTRNSVLTPGFDWSAYPRAYGFTAGVNITF
- a CDS encoding chondroitinase family polysaccharide lyase; its protein translation is MKKILLYGTSAVLGLFATLWSLPVHAAIDAKINFETEIPKGFSCGDNSRIELSQKHYKDGQQSLLWSWSAPSTLQYNDFGQLIRSFRVKQAGVMLWIYNPRAVNADLHFAFETPTGETPYHFDFHLDFTGWRACWIKYNDMPGDHASQQISRLVISTPEGVQSGELFIDRLTFAETRLHDQITPDQQIPNNNCNLKRSLWHWARLWEWEQYEYDEPLREITADEKKQLDLVKSRINAIVEANMSSGNYINGTIIPRALKTFQNAKIRRTEDGGIIGAPLLSNDECNRPKGELRLDDIENMLNAFALNSYVNGDPKYDDDFFLVMDHAIDQGFAFGHGNGTNHHYGYNVRKIYDAMWLMRDKIAQRGKTDEYVRVLAYWSGLSETRKPYVYGRDELLDSWHTLLMPKLISALMLPTEAEQYRAMKGLSRWMSGSLDFTPGTIGGIKVDGTTFHHGGLYPAYSTGAFATIGYYCKAVRSTDFNLTEEARKHFKLALLTMANYTNLRDWGLGIAGRHPLNKNGRIPDADVNAFGHLAALGDLTGSGKNVDPDLAGAYLRLKGTDRELNNLFRKEGIAAGPTPSGFFVYNYGALGIHRRDDWMVTLKAFNTDVWGSEIYTRDNRYGRYQSYGSAPIIGSGNPVTAAASGFVQNGWDWNRVPGATTIHLPWAELNNPLPGTLMERNPERFSGASSLEGRNGILALHFVEGSRKNFTPGATAYKTVFCFDNRLVFLGSGIDNNNTTYPTETTLFQLQLADRSEAMEVDGEIYDTFPLQLSKSGERLAISDTKGNFYVVKNAAALNILKQEQTSPNDKTHAMQTGDFATAYIDHGRAPKQAGYEYVVYIQPSNKEINRLLKKDEYEVVRKDNMAHVVKDIPTGITGYVCFQEYKSNGLVRGVTEETIVMERTDADGQIVMSVCTPDLGLTEKTYTTRQESQPIEKEVRLGGAWELVNPATNVKLTQADAETILKVTCRHGQPVEFRLKKK